A window of the Planctomycetota bacterium genome harbors these coding sequences:
- the dinD gene encoding DNA damage-inducible protein D, with product MDKEIVVRLHTSFEDMVRKHPESGVEFWCARDLQMLLGYNQWRTFAAVIDKAITACENSGYDPKDHFARARKMVDLGSGAKREIEDIALTRYACYLIAQNGDPAKEEIAFAQTYFAVQTRKQEIVEKRLAEAERVSARRRLTQSEKELSGIIFDRLRENESFARIRSKGDTALFGGRTTQDMKGKLRIPKGRPLADFLPTITIKAKDFANEITNFNIKRNGLHTEFGITDEHVRNNREVRQLLVDRGIVPEALPPAEDVKKVERRLISEQKRLPKQIEGLEGPAETSG from the coding sequence ATGGATAAGGAAATCGTCGTTCGCCTCCATACCAGTTTCGAGGATATGGTCCGTAAGCACCCCGAAAGCGGCGTGGAGTTCTGGTGCGCCCGCGACCTCCAGATGCTCCTGGGTTACAACCAGTGGCGGACGTTCGCGGCGGTCATCGACAAGGCCATAACCGCTTGCGAAAACTCGGGTTACGACCCCAAGGACCATTTTGCGCGCGCGCGCAAAATGGTGGACCTCGGCTCAGGGGCTAAGCGCGAGATTGAGGACATCGCCCTCACCCGCTACGCCTGCTACCTCATTGCCCAAAACGGCGATCCGGCCAAGGAAGAGATCGCCTTCGCCCAGACCTATTTCGCCGTCCAGACCCGCAAACAGGAGATCGTCGAGAAGCGACTGGCCGAGGCCGAACGCGTCAGCGCCCGCCGAAGGCTCACGCAGTCGGAGAAGGAACTCTCCGGCATCATCTTCGACCGCCTGCGAGAAAACGAGAGTTTCGCCCGCATCCGAAGCAAAGGCGATACGGCCCTTTTCGGCGGCCGGACCACCCAGGACATGAAGGGCAAACTCCGCATCCCGAAAGGACGCCCCCTGGCCGACTTCCTGCCCACCATCACCATCAAGGCCAAGGACTTCGCCAACGAAATCACCAACTTCAATATCAAACGCAACGGCCTGCACACGGAGTTCGGCATCACCGACGAGCATGTCAGGAACAACCGCGAAGTCCGCCAACTCCTGGTGGATCGCGGCATCGTGCCCGAAGCCTTGCCCCCGGCCGAGGACGTCAAAAAGGTCGAGCGGCGATTGATCTCCGAACAAAAGCGACTCCCGAAACAGATCGAGGGGTTGGAAGGGCCGGCGGAGACCTCAGGCTGA